In a single window of the Acyrthosiphon pisum isolate AL4f chromosome X, pea_aphid_22Mar2018_4r6ur, whole genome shotgun sequence genome:
- the LOC100572278 gene encoding zinc transporter ZIP1, which yields MDHSVAMNPVSTTAHITAAKASISLLLCLCSFATGLSPIKFAHTWRASRVRISRKPTVASLLLCFGGGVLMFTALVRMQPDVRRTVRILQADGRLPGSDHLGDLIFCAALFAVFIVDEYVNLSRGPGRGTSTAATPDSQPPPKSFRVLFAVVALSFQEAFVGLSFGLETAGPDDALWYTYATASGTKLIIAFCLGMELAWSGARNSAIVVCSAVFATVTPVGVAIGMALSQCCDNNAANKLPSPGILHATSQALGAASLAFVVFLEVLPRHKHAGFTHLISTIVGFHVMLLLQFATNYQQSA from the coding sequence ATGGACCACAGCGTAGCGATGAATCCAGTTAGTACCACAGCCCACATAACCGCGGCCAAAGCATCGATCTCGCTCCTACTATGCCTGTGCTCCTTTGCCACTGGCCTATCACCTATAAAGTTTGCACACACATGGCGTGCGTCCAGGGTACGAATATCGCGGAAACCGACGGTCGCGTCGCTGCTTTTGTGCTTCGGCGGAGGCGTGCTTATGTTCACCGCCCTCGTACGTATGCAGCCCGATGTCCGGCGTACAGTGCGAATCCTCCAGGCGGACGGCCGGCTGCCAGGCTCCGACCACTTAGGTGACCTAATATTCTGCGCGGCCCTCTTTGCTGTCTTCATCGTCGACGAATACGTTAACTTGTCGCGCGGCCCCGGACGCGGAACTAGTACTGCCGCAACTCCCGACTCCCAGCCACCCCCGAAGTCGTTCCGCGTCCTCTTCGCCGTGGTTGCTCTGTCATTCCAAGAGGCGTTCGTAGGCCTGTCGTTCGGCTTGGAAACCGCGGGCCCCGACGACGCCCTGTGGTACACGTACGCCACCGCATCCGGGACTAAACTGATAATCGCCTTCTGCCTGGGCATGGAACTGGCCTGGTCAGGAGCTCGGAATTCTGCAATAGTTGTGTGCTCCGCTGTCTTCGCCACTGTCACGCCCGTCGGAGTCGCGATCGGCATGGCCCTATCGCAGTGCTGCGACAACAACGCGGCCAATAAGCTGCCATCGCCCGGCATCTTGCACGCCACCTCACAGGCACTGGGAGCAGCATCGCTGGCGTTCGTGGTGTTCTTAGAAGTGCTTCCCAGGCATAAACACGCCGGGTTCACGCACCTGATTTCCACCATCGTTGGGTTCCACGTCATGCTATTGCTGCAGTTTGCCA